In one window of Bacteroidota bacterium DNA:
- the deoC gene encoding deoxyribose-phosphate aldolase encodes MDTELGRMIDHTLLKPEATVQQVKELCAEAAKYTFASVCINPSYVSLCSQLLKDTPVKVCTVIGFPLGATSTQAKAFETEQTIRDGATEVDMVINIGMLKSKEYDYVENDIFAVVSTAKRHRVLTKVIIESALLTDEEKIKACLLAKRSGADFVKTSTGFAKGGATAGDIALMRKVVGSAMGVKASGGVRTREDAIEMVESGADRIGASASVKIVIGETDTTKSTGMY; translated from the coding sequence ATTGATACCGAACTCGGACGAATGATAGACCATACCCTTCTAAAACCCGAAGCCACAGTCCAACAGGTCAAAGAGCTTTGTGCAGAAGCAGCGAAATATACTTTTGCAAGTGTTTGCATAAATCCTTCTTACGTTAGTTTGTGTTCGCAATTATTAAAAGATACACCTGTAAAAGTTTGCACTGTAATCGGCTTTCCGTTAGGTGCAACTTCAACTCAAGCTAAAGCATTTGAAACAGAGCAGACAATTCGTGATGGTGCAACAGAAGTTGATATGGTTATCAACATCGGGATGCTCAAATCAAAAGAGTACGATTATGTTGAAAACGACATTTTCGCAGTTGTAAGCACAGCGAAACGTCATCGTGTTTTAACCAAAGTAATTATCGAAAGTGCTTTATTGACAGATGAGGAAAAAATAAAAGCGTGTTTGTTAGCAAAACGTTCGGGCGCTGATTTTGTAAAAACATCGACAGGGTTTGCAAAAGGTGGTGCAACCGCCGGCGATATTGCTTTGATGCGCAAAGTAGTAGGCAGTGCTATGGGTGTTAAAGCATCGGGCGGTGTGCGAACACGTGAAGATGCAATCGAGATGGTTGAAAGCGGCGCCGACAGAATCGGTGCAAGCGCCAGCGTAAAAATTGTAATAGGCGAAACCGATACAACTAAATCAACCGGAATGTATTAA
- the aspS gene encoding aspartate--tRNA ligase: MNYKKRTHTCGELRLDNSGEKIILNGWVDSRRNLGGIIFIYMRDRYGITQVVFNPLQNQELYELAETLRNEFVISVTGRVESRPVGMNNKQVATGEIEVVAEELTILNKAETPPFEIKDEIDVNEETRLKYRYLDLRRTPLQQSLLTRHKMYQTTRRYFDELNFVEIETPILMKSTPEGARDYLVPSRVHPGKFYALPQSPQTYKQILMVAGFDRYFQIVKCFRDEDLRADRQPEFTQIDVEMSFVDEQDIFTMVEGFMVRLFKEIKGIDIKTPFTKLTYKDAIEKYGSDKPDTRFDLTFTNLNDILSNIDFKVFSETIKKGGVVSGFTAPNCTTYSRSQLDNLTEFVKKMGAGGLVWMRVTENGIETPVEKFLGKKVLETIRTKMNAQIGDLILLISDEWSKAYNILGSLRLEMANRLKLMDDNKFELLWVTDFPLLEFVPEENRFVAVHHPFTSPKIEDLSLLDTETKNVRARAYDLVLNGSEIAGGSIRIFEQELQRKMFSLLGIGAEEAQKKFGFLLDAFKYGAPPHGGIAFGFDRIAMLLTGQKSIRDVIAFPKTTSATSLMDDSPSEVDEAQLKELHIKIV; the protein is encoded by the coding sequence ATGAACTACAAAAAAAGAACACATACGTGCGGAGAACTCAGATTAGATAATTCAGGCGAAAAGATTATATTGAACGGATGGGTTGACAGCCGGCGTAACTTGGGTGGAATTATTTTTATTTACATGCGCGACCGTTACGGCATTACCCAAGTTGTTTTTAATCCACTCCAAAACCAAGAACTTTATGAATTAGCTGAAACACTGCGAAACGAATTTGTAATCTCGGTTACCGGGCGAGTTGAAAGTCGCCCCGTCGGTATGAATAATAAACAAGTTGCCACAGGTGAAATTGAAGTTGTGGCTGAAGAGTTAACAATTTTGAATAAAGCAGAGACGCCTCCCTTTGAAATTAAAGATGAGATTGACGTAAACGAAGAAACACGCTTAAAGTATCGCTATCTTGATTTGCGCCGAACGCCGCTTCAACAAAGTCTGCTTACTCGCCATAAAATGTATCAAACTACTCGGCGTTATTTTGACGAATTAAATTTCGTTGAAATTGAAACTCCGATTTTGATGAAGAGTACACCCGAAGGCGCACGCGATTATCTTGTGCCGAGCCGCGTTCATCCCGGAAAATTTTATGCACTCCCGCAATCGCCTCAAACTTATAAACAAATTTTGATGGTTGCCGGCTTCGACCGCTATTTCCAAATTGTGAAATGTTTCCGAGATGAAGATTTGCGTGCAGATCGACAACCTGAGTTCACACAGATAGATGTTGAGATGTCGTTTGTGGATGAACAGGATATCTTCACGATGGTCGAAGGTTTTATGGTCAGGTTGTTCAAAGAGATTAAAGGAATTGATATCAAAACTCCTTTCACAAAACTTACGTATAAAGATGCAATCGAAAAATACGGTTCTGACAAACCCGACACCCGTTTCGATTTAACATTTACAAATTTGAATGATATTTTATCCAACATTGATTTTAAAGTATTCAGCGAAACGATTAAAAAGGGTGGAGTTGTTTCAGGTTTTACCGCTCCGAATTGTACCACCTATTCACGAAGCCAACTCGACAACCTTACTGAGTTTGTGAAAAAAATGGGAGCGGGCGGTTTAGTGTGGATGCGTGTAACTGAAAACGGTATCGAAACACCCGTAGAAAAATTTTTGGGTAAAAAGGTTTTGGAGACCATCCGAACAAAAATGAATGCACAAATCGGAGACTTGATTTTATTGATATCCGATGAGTGGTCGAAAGCTTACAATATTTTAGGTTCACTAAGGTTGGAAATGGCTAATCGTCTGAAATTGATGGATGATAACAAATTTGAATTACTTTGGGTTACCGACTTTCCGTTGTTAGAATTCGTTCCCGAAGAGAATCGTTTTGTTGCTGTTCATCATCCCTTCACATCTCCGAAAATTGAAGACTTGTCGTTGCTCGATACCGAGACGAAAAATGTTCGTGCCCGTGCATACGATTTGGTATTAAACGGCAGCGAAATAGCCGGCGGCAGCATTCGAATATTTGAACAAGAGTTACAAAGAAAGATGTTCAGTTTGCTTGGTATAGGTGCTGAAGAAGCCCAAAAGAAATTCGGTTTTTTACTCGATGCATTCAAATACGGCGCTCCTCCACACGGCGGTATTGCTTTCGGCTTCGATAGAATTGCAATGCTTCTGACAGGACAGAAATCGATCCGTGATGTAATCGCATTTCCAAAAACTACAAGCGCAACATCTTTGATGGACGATTCGCCATCGGAAGTTGACGAAGCACAATTAAAAGAGTTGCATATAAAGATTGTATGA
- a CDS encoding DUF433 domain-containing protein translates to MENILKKITINPEQCGGRPCIRGMRIRVSDVLDLLASGLSAQQVLDELPDLEIEDIHACLQYASQNIDHPVVAA, encoded by the coding sequence ATGGAAAACATACTAAAAAAAATAACAATAAATCCGGAACAATGCGGCGGGCGACCCTGCATAAGAGGGATGCGAATCCGGGTATCCGATGTTCTAGATTTACTTGCCTCTGGGCTAAGTGCACAACAAGTTTTAGATGAGTTGCCAGACCTCGAGATTGAAGATATTCATGCATGCTTACAGTATGCTTCTCAGAATATAGATCATCCGGTAGTAGCAGCGTGA
- a CDS encoding DUF5615 family PIN-like protein, whose translation MTIILDAQLSPKLAAWIEKEFLLKVIPVRDIGLRDSSDETIFKKALELSAIVMTKDIDFLKLQKRFGAPPQVIWIRCGNTSDLRMREILKKTFPDTLKLLKESEKIVEIRDISE comes from the coding sequence GTGACTATAATCCTTGATGCACAACTTTCTCCGAAGCTTGCTGCTTGGATTGAAAAAGAATTTTTATTGAAAGTAATTCCAGTCCGTGATATCGGTTTGCGAGATTCTTCGGACGAAACTATTTTTAAAAAAGCACTTGAACTCTCAGCAATTGTAATGACAAAAGATATTGATTTTCTGAAGCTTCAAAAAAGGTTTGGTGCTCCGCCTCAAGTTATTTGGATACGCTGCGGAAATACATCTGATCTGAGAATGCGAGAAATACTAAAAAAAACATTTCCCGATACACTAAAGTTACTAAAAGAGAGTGAAAAGATCGTAGAAATTCGAGATATTTCAGAATAA
- a CDS encoding hydroxymethylglutaryl-CoA synthase has protein sequence MVGIVGYGSYLPRYRIKAEVIAKQWGSDPEAIKRGLLLNEKTVPGQDEDTITISVAAARDAVKRANINPQDIGAVYIGSESHPYAVKPSGATLIDALGIGPHVHVASYEFACKAGSEAMYVAYSLVKSGEMKYAMGIGADTSQGAPGDALEYSASAGGAAFIMGKEKIAAEILFTHSYTSDTPDFWRREGEFYPRHAGRFTGDPAYFKHIMGAANALLEKSKMSPKDFKYAVFHMPNGKFPQEVGKRLGFTKEQLEVGWIVPWMGNTYSGSSPTGLAAILDVAKPGDSIFMVSFGSGAGSDGFIFRATEELPKIQNLGVKLRDMLLNNQIYLNYGEYAKFRHKIKLNE, from the coding sequence ATGGTCGGAATTGTAGGTTACGGTTCATACCTTCCAAGGTATCGAATAAAAGCTGAAGTAATCGCAAAGCAGTGGGGTTCGGACCCCGAAGCGATTAAACGTGGCTTATTATTAAACGAAAAAACTGTCCCTGGACAAGATGAGGACACAATAACAATTTCAGTTGCAGCAGCACGCGATGCAGTCAAGCGGGCGAACATCAATCCTCAAGATATCGGGGCTGTTTACATCGGCTCGGAGTCGCATCCATATGCGGTAAAACCAAGCGGCGCAACTTTAATTGATGCACTCGGAATCGGTCCGCACGTGCACGTTGCAAGCTACGAGTTTGCTTGTAAAGCCGGCTCGGAAGCAATGTATGTCGCTTACAGTCTTGTTAAGTCGGGTGAAATGAAATACGCGATGGGTATTGGCGCCGATACATCTCAAGGTGCGCCCGGCGATGCTCTCGAATACTCGGCTTCGGCGGGCGGGGCAGCGTTCATTATGGGAAAAGAAAAAATAGCCGCTGAAATTCTTTTCACTCATTCATACACATCCGATACGCCTGATTTTTGGAGAAGAGAGGGCGAGTTCTATCCGCGTCACGCCGGAAGATTCACAGGCGATCCCGCTTATTTCAAACACATAATGGGTGCGGCAAATGCGTTACTGGAAAAATCCAAAATGTCGCCCAAGGATTTCAAGTATGCGGTCTTCCACATGCCGAATGGGAAGTTTCCGCAAGAAGTTGGCAAACGGTTAGGGTTTACAAAAGAGCAGCTTGAGGTTGGATGGATTGTCCCTTGGATGGGTAATACTTATTCTGGCTCGTCACCAACCGGTTTGGCTGCGATACTCGATGTTGCAAAACCGGGTGATTCGATTTTTATGGTATCGTTTGGTTCGGGCGCCGGAAGCGATGGATTTATTTTCCGTGCCACAGAGGAGTTGCCAAAAATTCAGAACTTAGGTGTGAAGTTGCGCGATATGCTGCTAAACAACCAGATTTATTTAAACTACGGCGAGTATGCAAAATTCCGCCACAAAATTAAATTAAACGAATAA
- a CDS encoding type II toxin-antitoxin system RelE/ParE family toxin: MEIEFLEKFSRDLDRLVDVSTKIAVRKAITSIQQAHSLNEISNIKKLRGYKTAFRIRIGDYRIGLFVEGDVVQFARIVHRKDI, encoded by the coding sequence ATGGAAATCGAATTCCTTGAGAAATTCAGTCGGGATTTGGATAGATTGGTGGATGTTTCTACAAAGATAGCAGTTCGTAAAGCAATCACTTCAATCCAACAGGCCCATTCTCTAAATGAGATATCAAATATCAAAAAACTTAGAGGATATAAAACAGCATTCAGGATCAGAATAGGAGATTATCGTATCGGTCTATTTGTAGAAGGCGATGTAGTTCAATTCGCACGGATAGTTCACAGAAAAGATATCTAA
- a CDS encoding thiolase domain-containing protein: MRDVVVIGAGMTKFGELWDKSIKDIFVEASLKAIEDSGVDHLDSIYVGAMSSGLFVGQEHLGAILADYLGMNPVPATRVESACASGGAAFRQAYLEVASGASEIVLAGGVEKMNDGADVTEVLATAADQEYEVYQGITFPGLYAMIAKAHMHQYGTTREQLAAVAVKNHRNGSKNKNAQFGFEVTAEQVMKSTMVSDPLRLLDCSPVTDGGAAVIVASMDVAKKLNKNLVRVIASAQASDTIALHSRESLTTLNSVVKSAEKAYRMAGIKPMDLNLCEVHDCFTIAEIVVSEDLGFFEKGKGGEAVLNGLTSIESGKIPINTSGGLKSKGHPVGATGIAQIIELYEQLNGKAGSRQVKNARIGMAQNMGGSGASSVIHILEVK; the protein is encoded by the coding sequence ATGAGAGACGTAGTAGTAATCGGAGCTGGCATGACTAAGTTCGGCGAGCTTTGGGATAAATCGATTAAAGATATTTTCGTCGAAGCTTCATTAAAAGCAATTGAAGATTCAGGAGTTGACCACCTCGACTCGATTTATGTCGGTGCGATGTCGTCGGGATTGTTCGTCGGTCAGGAACATTTAGGTGCAATTCTGGCTGACTATTTAGGAATGAATCCTGTCCCCGCAACCCGAGTCGAATCGGCTTGCGCGTCGGGCGGTGCGGCATTTCGACAAGCATATTTAGAAGTTGCTTCAGGTGCGAGCGAGATAGTTCTTGCCGGCGGAGTTGAAAAGATGAACGACGGAGCCGATGTTACCGAAGTTTTAGCCACTGCGGCAGATCAGGAGTACGAAGTTTATCAAGGAATAACTTTCCCCGGTTTATATGCTATGATTGCTAAAGCACACATGCATCAGTATGGAACAACACGCGAACAACTCGCAGCAGTCGCGGTTAAAAATCACCGCAACGGTTCCAAGAATAAGAATGCACAATTCGGCTTCGAAGTTACTGCTGAACAGGTAATGAAATCTACAATGGTTTCCGACCCGCTTCGTTTGTTGGATTGTTCGCCGGTTACGGATGGTGGTGCGGCAGTAATTGTTGCCTCAATGGATGTTGCAAAAAAATTAAACAAAAATTTAGTTCGTGTTATTGCTTCAGCACAAGCTTCCGACACAATCGCGCTTCACAGTCGCGAAAGTCTTACGACACTAAATTCAGTCGTTAAATCTGCCGAGAAAGCATACCGTATGGCTGGCATTAAACCAATGGATTTGAACCTGTGTGAAGTTCACGATTGCTTCACGATTGCCGAGATTGTTGTTTCGGAGGATTTAGGATTTTTCGAAAAAGGCAAAGGCGGCGAAGCTGTTTTAAATGGATTGACTTCGATCGAGAGCGGGAAAATTCCGATTAACACGAGCGGCGGATTGAAATCGAAAGGTCATCCCGTTGGCGCTACCGGTATTGCCCAGATTATTGAGTTGTACGAACAACTTAACGGCAAAGCAGGCAGTAGGCAAGTAAAAAATGCCCGGATAGGAATGGCTCAGAATATGGGCGGTTCGGGTGCAAGCAGTGTAATACATATTTTGGAGGTCAAATGA
- a CDS encoding Zn-ribbon domain-containing OB-fold protein, which translates to MITARYHREIPQRYRLEAGKCKKCGFIAFPLRLVCPKCKTKDFETLRLSDEGKILTFTIVRVASDKFSKQTPFAVGIVELKDGVKLTTQIADVDVDKLEIGQKVKIVFRKIQEDGKAGILCYGYKAVLV; encoded by the coding sequence ATGATTACAGCAAGATATCATCGCGAAATCCCTCAGCGTTACCGGCTTGAGGCAGGGAAATGCAAGAAGTGCGGTTTCATAGCATTCCCGCTCCGGCTTGTTTGTCCGAAATGCAAGACAAAAGATTTTGAAACTCTTCGGTTAAGCGACGAAGGTAAAATACTCACGTTTACAATCGTGAGGGTCGCATCGGATAAATTTTCAAAACAAACTCCGTTTGCTGTCGGAATCGTAGAGTTGAAAGATGGAGTGAAACTCACGACTCAAATTGCAGATGTTGATGTTGACAAGCTTGAAATCGGACAGAAGGTGAAAATTGTATTCCGTAAAATTCAGGAAGACGGCAAAGCAGGGATACTGTGCTATGGGTATAAAGCTGTATTGGTTTAA
- a CDS encoding ATP-binding cassette domain-containing protein encodes MEILGCILKVDSILKQFGKITAVYNLSFSINRGEIFALLGPNGAGKTTTVRLLMDIIKPDEGIIEFYLHGNKSSQIPLASELGYLPEERGLYQEIPIIKTLEFMGIIRGMHKIKARESSEEWLEKLELLDRKNDKLSTLSKGNQQKVQFISSVLHKPLFAVLDEPFAGYDPINQEAFLKIIKELRDKGTTILLSAHQMHLVERIADRVLLINKGKKIAYGTVDEIKKDFSTGEKIIINVESIPDLSLLQNDDAVEKVELMNETEIKIYLKQNKSLSGLLNKAASNYKITSVKTEHISLHDIFIDKVKGDNDEQ; translated from the coding sequence ATGGAAATATTGGGCTGTATCCTGAAGGTAGATTCAATACTAAAACAATTTGGAAAAATTACCGCAGTATATAATCTTTCCTTCAGTATCAATAGGGGAGAAATTTTCGCTTTGCTTGGTCCAAATGGTGCCGGAAAAACTACTACAGTTCGGTTGCTGATGGACATAATTAAACCCGATGAAGGAATAATTGAATTTTACTTACACGGAAATAAAAGTTCCCAGATTCCTCTTGCTTCTGAACTTGGTTATTTACCCGAAGAACGTGGATTATATCAAGAAATTCCAATCATTAAGACTTTAGAATTTATGGGTATAATTAGAGGGATGCACAAAATTAAAGCTCGGGAATCATCTGAAGAATGGCTCGAAAAACTAGAATTGCTAGATAGAAAAAATGATAAACTAAGTACTCTTTCCAAAGGCAATCAACAGAAAGTTCAGTTTATTTCGTCTGTACTTCACAAACCATTGTTTGCTGTGTTAGACGAACCTTTTGCCGGTTATGATCCGATCAATCAAGAAGCATTTTTAAAGATAATCAAAGAGTTGAGAGACAAAGGAACTACAATACTTTTGAGTGCACACCAAATGCACTTGGTTGAACGAATTGCGGACAGAGTTTTACTAATAAATAAAGGAAAAAAAATTGCTTATGGAACCGTTGATGAAATAAAGAAAGACTTTTCTACCGGAGAAAAAATAATAATAAATGTTGAGAGCATACCGGATTTATCATTGCTTCAAAATGACGATGCTGTGGAAAAAGTTGAATTGATGAATGAGACTGAAATAAAAATATACTTAAAGCAAAACAAATCATTATCTGGACTGCTTAACAAAGCCGCTTCGAACTATAAAATTACTTCTGTGAAAACAGAACACATATCGTTACACGACATTTTTATTGATAAGGTGAAAGGAGATAACGATGAACAATAG
- a CDS encoding ABC transporter permease: protein MNNRNDKNIKLVYEVAKWEFNRWFKLKDQVITLLISAFISLLIFGGKALIEKFSDDKVELVIINSDLLPIKLSNESKIKLIKKEFTEIDKQKKLLAEKEISGILILNDIDNIELTVNKEPAWLGELQEVLTSARQQIKLKQSNISPEQLKNIFQQAQIKMNYTETKRERSSAGEKISAGIFIGLMLLGIFFGLSYQFVAITGEKQLRITEVIASAISPKTWIDGKILGLSLLSLVLLVTSALSTVVFIIVSSMFGSGWYIPFSITNPLLIVKLFILSISGFLLWNTFFSAIAATINDPNTSARSSLMMVPVVPVTIAFFAIGNPDSMAMKILSLFPLTSSPVLSARLVLTDVPFIEILLSLVLLIISIWYLRKAAGKIFSLSILMYGKEPSWKEISRWFKESRKY, encoded by the coding sequence ATGAACAATAGAAATGATAAAAATATAAAATTGGTTTATGAAGTTGCTAAATGGGAATTCAACAGATGGTTCAAATTAAAAGATCAGGTCATCACACTGTTGATTAGTGCCTTTATTAGTCTTTTAATTTTTGGCGGAAAAGCTCTCATAGAAAAATTCAGTGATGATAAAGTTGAATTAGTCATTATCAACAGCGACCTTCTTCCCATCAAGTTAAGTAATGAAAGTAAAATCAAACTAATAAAAAAAGAATTTACTGAGATAGATAAGCAGAAAAAGTTATTGGCTGAAAAAGAAATAAGTGGAATACTAATATTAAATGATATTGATAATATTGAACTGACAGTAAATAAAGAACCCGCATGGTTAGGAGAATTGCAGGAAGTACTTACTTCGGCACGGCAACAAATCAAACTTAAGCAATCGAATATTTCTCCGGAGCAGTTAAAAAATATTTTTCAGCAAGCTCAAATAAAAATGAACTACACTGAAACCAAAAGAGAAAGAAGTAGTGCCGGCGAGAAGATATCAGCAGGAATATTTATTGGATTAATGCTGCTTGGAATATTTTTTGGGTTGTCTTATCAGTTTGTGGCTATAACCGGGGAGAAACAACTTAGAATAACTGAAGTAATAGCATCTGCAATTAGTCCAAAAACTTGGATAGATGGAAAGATTTTAGGTTTATCATTGCTGTCGCTCGTTTTGCTGGTAACAAGCGCTTTAAGCACAGTTGTGTTTATTATAGTTTCATCGATGTTTGGCAGCGGATGGTATATACCATTTTCAATTACCAATCCATTATTAATAGTTAAATTGTTTATTCTATCAATCAGTGGTTTTCTTTTATGGAACACTTTTTTTTCGGCGATAGCTGCCACAATTAACGACCCGAATACTTCAGCAAGAAGTTCTTTAATGATGGTGCCAGTCGTACCTGTTACGATTGCATTCTTCGCTATCGGAAATCCTGATTCGATGGCTATGAAAATATTATCATTGTTTCCTCTCACTTCTTCGCCGGTTCTGTCAGCAAGATTAGTTTTAACAGACGTACCATTTATAGAGATATTACTCTCTTTAGTCTTACTAATTATATCCATCTGGTATTTACGGAAAGCAGCCGGAAAAATTTTCTCACTTTCTATTTTAATGTACGGCAAGGAACCATCCTGGAAAGAAATATCCAGATGGTTTAAAGAATCAAGAAAATATTAA